A part of Sulfurimonas sp. HSL-1716 genomic DNA contains:
- a CDS encoding nicotinate-nucleotide--dimethylbenzimidazole phosphoribosyltransferase, with amino-acid sequence MIKNIFDDSLSSLPKGNADFLLAASVTRTCELEGITQAGIPGKIPLTPALDAEFIVNQKVFSLGELAETPTGVPTPALMTRAVHNLRSFTSIEILDLGLDTKPQNCRIHDFEISPSKAINKGADINAQELFYKGMKFGREYELKGNYLILGESTPSGTTTAAATALALGYELEECFSSSFLNVPNKIRKKTLDEALSLVNEKMSSFEKLGTASDNMLIFCAGFLLEATKRFHVVLAGGTQMAACLLVADKLREDVLMRLNSDNLTLATTAWVAKDKNSDIKKILSQLSYTPNALYAEFSFASAEIPILKKYDEGEAKEGVGAGAALAYGFSNALTNEQIVKEIEAIMYGM; translated from the coding sequence ATGATAAAAAATATTTTTGATGACTCTTTATCATCTCTGCCAAAAGGCAATGCAGATTTTTTACTGGCGGCAAGTGTTACTCGTACTTGTGAGCTGGAGGGTATCACACAAGCGGGTATTCCGGGAAAGATCCCTCTCACGCCTGCTCTTGACGCCGAATTTATTGTTAATCAGAAAGTTTTTTCTCTCGGCGAGCTTGCCGAAACGCCCACAGGCGTTCCCACACCCGCTCTTATGACCCGTGCCGTACACAATCTGAGATCTTTTACAAGCATAGAGATCTTAGATCTCGGACTTGATACCAAACCGCAAAACTGCCGTATCCATGATTTTGAAATATCTCCTTCAAAAGCCATTAACAAAGGTGCGGACATAAATGCACAGGAGCTTTTTTACAAAGGGATGAAGTTCGGACGCGAGTATGAACTAAAAGGAAACTACCTCATCCTCGGCGAGAGCACGCCAAGCGGTACGACCACGGCAGCCGCAACTGCTCTTGCTCTTGGGTATGAACTTGAGGAGTGTTTCTCTTCAAGCTTTTTAAATGTACCAAACAAGATCAGAAAAAAGACCCTCGATGAAGCGCTTTCACTCGTAAATGAGAAGATGAGCAGTTTTGAAAAGCTCGGTACCGCGAGCGACAATATGCTCATCTTCTGCGCAGGTTTTCTGCTTGAAGCGACAAAAAGATTTCATGTCGTGCTCGCGGGCGGAACACAGATGGCGGCATGTCTGCTCGTAGCCGATAAGCTCAGAGAAGACGTGCTTATGCGCCTGAACTCCGACAACCTGACTCTTGCCACTACCGCATGGGTGGCAAAAGACAAAAATTCCGACATCAAAAAGATACTCTCGCAGCTGAGCTACACTCCAAATGCTCTGTATGCGGAGTTTTCCTTCGCATCCGCAGAGATACCGATACTGAAAAAATACGACGAAGGCGAAGCAAAAGAGGGAGTGGGAGCGGGAGCCGCGCTTGCCTACGGATTTTCAAACGCGCTTACGAACGAACAGATAGTCAAAGAGATAGAGGCGATAATGTATGGCATGTAG
- a CDS encoding bifunctional adenosylcobinamide kinase/adenosylcobinamide-phosphate guanylyltransferase: MACRALFIGGIKSGKSKNAENYVLKKSKHIPIYLATTEFVDDEMQTRIEAHKLQRNERFLTVEEPLNLPSVLHDFKGIVLIECVSMWINNLLYHGFTEDDMIKQIDILSKLDAQIVFVQNDVGCSVVGADRLTRDFVDINGRVSQYLAAACKEVYNNIAGIAVKIK, translated from the coding sequence ATGGCATGTAGAGCTCTTTTCATCGGCGGTATCAAAAGCGGAAAAAGCAAGAATGCCGAAAACTATGTACTCAAAAAATCCAAACACATCCCCATCTATCTGGCTACGACAGAGTTCGTAGACGACGAGATGCAGACCCGCATAGAAGCGCACAAGCTGCAGAGAAACGAACGCTTTTTGACCGTGGAAGAGCCTTTAAACCTGCCGTCGGTTTTACATGACTTCAAAGGGATCGTGCTCATAGAATGCGTGAGCATGTGGATAAACAATCTCCTCTACCACGGCTTTACCGAAGACGACATGATAAAACAGATAGACATACTAAGCAAACTCGACGCGCAGATAGTCTTTGTGCAAAACGACGTGGGCTGCAGCGTCGTCGGCGCAGACAGACTCACACGCGATTTCGTGGATATCAACGGACGAGTATCGCAATATCTCGCCGCCGCGTGCAAAGAGGTCTACAACAACATCGCGGGCATAGCGGTAAAGATAAAATGA
- a CDS encoding adenosylcobinamide-GDP ribazoletransferase, translating to MTKALKGFLLAFNMMTVIPFFKVHDFFKGINGYAAMSYPLVGFIIGLILWGASALLAPYVPPFHLGIIVFALWVGITGALHMDGFSDTIDGLFVSKERAVEVMKDPHVGGMGMTFSVVFLLLKASSVASFGAYYLLPFVLMYARFNASLAIYFFPYITKNGMSALAKEEFTRPQLLFAFLYVAALGFSFHFFFAPFLLAGLFLLLTARFFIGRLGGFSGDIYGFTIEVTELLLLNLIIIEHIR from the coding sequence ATGACAAAAGCGCTAAAAGGGTTTCTCCTCGCATTTAACATGATGACCGTCATCCCCTTTTTCAAAGTCCACGACTTTTTCAAAGGGATAAACGGCTATGCGGCGATGTCCTACCCGCTTGTCGGGTTTATCATCGGGCTCATCCTGTGGGGAGCTTCGGCGCTTTTAGCACCCTACGTCCCGCCGTTTCATCTTGGCATCATCGTCTTTGCTCTTTGGGTGGGCATCACCGGGGCTTTGCACATGGACGGCTTCAGCGACACGATAGACGGACTTTTTGTGAGTAAAGAGAGAGCCGTGGAGGTGATGAAAGACCCGCATGTCGGCGGGATGGGCATGACCTTCAGTGTCGTGTTTCTACTTTTAAAAGCTTCATCCGTCGCGTCGTTTGGAGCCTATTATCTGCTTCCGTTTGTACTGATGTATGCAAGGTTCAACGCTTCTCTTGCCATCTACTTTTTCCCCTACATCACAAAAAACGGAATGAGCGCGCTCGCAAAAGAGGAGTTCACGCGTCCGCAGCTGCTTTTTGCATTTTTATACGTAGCAGCGCTCGGTTTTTCTTTTCATTTTTTCTTTGCGCCCTTTCTTTTGGCAGGTCTGTTTCTGCTTTTAACGGCAAGGTTTTTCATAGGACGTCTGGGCGGGTTCAGCGGAGATATTTACGGCTTTACCATCGAGGTGACCGAACTGCTGCTGCTTAACCTCATCATCATAGAACATATAAGATGA
- a CDS encoding histidine phosphatase family protein has product MMITLIRHADVQDLYKMRYNGHIDISLSSEGEKQAQKLAEHFKDAKFDGVFCSDLKRARQTLAPFALQVEPVFTEDLREKSWGRHEGMSFDEIIQSEEFAYEDFMQWVNALDGEDYEAYIRRVKEFFLDYLPSLKKKNILAVTHAGVIRVLISIIDKIGLEEAFCIRFDYSSYIILDINTMKFSKIENFSL; this is encoded by the coding sequence ATGATGATAACCCTTATCCGCCATGCTGACGTACAAGACCTCTACAAGATGCGCTACAACGGGCATATCGACATCTCCCTCTCGTCCGAAGGGGAAAAACAGGCGCAAAAACTGGCGGAACATTTTAAAGATGCAAAGTTCGACGGAGTGTTCTGCTCCGACCTCAAACGCGCACGCCAGACGCTCGCGCCGTTTGCCTTGCAGGTCGAGCCGGTCTTTACCGAAGATTTGAGAGAAAAATCATGGGGAAGGCACGAGGGAATGAGCTTCGATGAGATCATACAAAGCGAAGAGTTCGCCTACGAAGATTTTATGCAGTGGGTAAACGCGCTTGACGGAGAAGACTATGAAGCCTACATCCGAAGAGTAAAAGAGTTTTTTTTAGACTACCTGCCCTCACTGAAGAAAAAAAACATCCTGGCCGTAACTCATGCGGGAGTCATCAGGGTGCTCATCTCCATTATCGACAAAATAGGGCTCGAAGAGGCGTTTTGCATCAGGTTTGACTACTCCTCATACATAATTTTAGACATAAATACGATGAAATTTAGCAAGATAGAAAATTTTTCGCTATAA
- the nhaA gene encoding Na+/H+ antiporter NhaA, protein MKLYAPWERAFNKIATPFEHFIHAQTTTGMILIFMTVLALILANTPLTEAYAHFFHTKVDLNVGSWQFSHTIHHWINDGLMAIFFFIIGLEIKREILAGELSNIKVAILPILAAIGGMFFPALIYSSINASTPGASGWGVPMATDIAFAISALVLLGKRIPTALVTFLVALAIVDDLGAVLVIAIFYTQQIVFLPLVLAGAAFLIMVAFNRFGIHMILPYFIVGLLMWFFMLESGVHATIAGVIAAMAIPSKPKQTPSDFTEHTRELLNQYDKYPVSTDHAMHEKQKAILINIQDRIDAVGTPAARLERGLHLPVALIIIPLFALANAGITLDFSAIGTTIMKPVSLGVVFGLILGKAIGIFGVSWLAIKLRIAKLPQGSTMNQIFGVAFLGGIGFTMSIFVADLAFPGNSELVFQAKVGILSASLFAGIFGYLWLRFVSKN, encoded by the coding sequence ATGAAATTATACGCCCCTTGGGAAAGAGCTTTTAATAAAATCGCCACACCGTTTGAACATTTTATACATGCACAGACGACTACCGGTATGATCTTGATATTTATGACCGTACTGGCTTTGATACTTGCCAACACTCCTCTTACGGAAGCATATGCTCACTTTTTTCACACGAAAGTGGATTTAAATGTCGGTTCTTGGCAGTTCTCCCACACTATTCACCACTGGATAAACGACGGGCTTATGGCCATATTTTTCTTTATTATCGGGCTTGAGATAAAAAGAGAGATCCTAGCCGGCGAGCTTTCGAATATCAAAGTCGCTATTTTGCCTATTTTAGCAGCCATTGGCGGCATGTTTTTTCCCGCACTCATTTACTCTTCCATCAACGCGAGCACTCCGGGAGCTTCAGGATGGGGAGTGCCGATGGCAACGGATATCGCCTTTGCTATCAGTGCTTTAGTACTGCTTGGAAAAAGGATACCTACCGCACTAGTGACATTTTTGGTCGCGCTTGCCATCGTCGACGATCTCGGTGCCGTTTTGGTCATTGCGATATTTTATACCCAGCAGATAGTTTTTCTTCCGCTCGTTTTAGCCGGAGCGGCCTTTTTGATCATGGTTGCATTCAACCGTTTTGGAATACATATGATCCTGCCCTATTTCATTGTTGGTCTGCTGATGTGGTTTTTTATGTTAGAATCAGGAGTACATGCGACGATAGCGGGGGTAATAGCCGCCATGGCAATACCCTCAAAACCAAAACAGACTCCTTCGGACTTTACAGAACACACAAGAGAGTTGTTGAATCAATATGATAAATATCCCGTAAGTACAGACCACGCTATGCACGAAAAACAAAAAGCCATTTTGATAAATATACAAGACAGAATAGACGCTGTCGGAACGCCTGCAGCAAGGTTGGAACGCGGCTTGCACCTTCCCGTGGCTCTCATCATCATCCCTCTTTTTGCACTTGCAAACGCAGGTATTACCCTAGACTTTTCCGCTATCGGCACTACTATTATGAAACCCGTGTCCCTTGGCGTTGTATTCGGTCTTATTTTAGGAAAGGCGATAGGAATATTTGGTGTTTCCTGGCTAGCGATCAAATTAAGAATAGCAAAACTTCCACAGGGAAGTACTATGAATCAGATCTTCGGTGTGGCCTTTCTGGGAGGTATCGGTTTTACTATGTCTATTTTCGTAGCGGATTTGGCATTTCCAGGAAATAGTGAGCTTGTATTTCAGGCAAAAGTCGGGATTTTGTCGGCTTCTTTGTTTGCGGGAATTTTTGGCTATCTATGGTTAAGATTTGTATCGAAAAACTGA
- a CDS encoding NAD(P)/FAD-dependent oxidoreductase, whose product MSTKVVVIGGGYGGLRAIEFLAKHKDLDITLIDKNPYHYLQTEAYGYIAGRFDIHDIAIDLDKWCRGFKKRVDFLYEKATAVDYEKQTVTTEKKEISYDYLIIATGAQTNFFSFIEGLRENSYGVKKLMRAYNFRKEFENLIYKKLENEEISGTDEINLAIGGAGLSGVEVAAEMAHVIEIYSKTLGERAKKIKIYLIDASDTILPGMSRFIIEKTHKRLQNVGVNILTGAFIEKLDKTTIYFKNGDTLNYHFMVFTGGIKASTLNENTQGEKNRIEQFIPNKELNINGTKNVFAIGDCVELKDIHGKILPPTAQTAEKSAEYVANVIIDRITGRTSKPFDADVSGMFVALGGKYAVGEMFGFLKVKGYTAYLLKKAITYAYFLGLHFRINAGYKNRIKGGS is encoded by the coding sequence TTGAGTACAAAAGTAGTGGTCATCGGCGGAGGTTACGGCGGATTGCGCGCCATCGAATTTTTGGCAAAACACAAAGATCTCGACATAACGCTCATCGACAAAAATCCCTACCATTACCTCCAGACAGAGGCATACGGCTACATCGCGGGACGTTTTGATATCCATGACATCGCCATAGATCTTGACAAATGGTGCCGCGGGTTTAAAAAAAGAGTCGACTTCCTCTATGAAAAAGCGACTGCCGTCGACTATGAAAAACAAACCGTTACGACGGAAAAAAAAGAGATCTCATACGACTACCTCATCATCGCCACGGGAGCGCAGACCAACTTTTTCTCTTTTATAGAAGGGCTTAGAGAGAACAGCTACGGCGTCAAAAAACTCATGCGCGCCTACAACTTCAGAAAAGAGTTTGAAAACCTCATCTACAAAAAACTGGAAAACGAAGAGATAAGCGGCACCGACGAGATCAACCTCGCCATAGGCGGAGCGGGTCTGAGCGGCGTGGAAGTAGCTGCGGAGATGGCGCATGTCATCGAGATATACAGCAAGACCCTGGGCGAACGCGCAAAAAAGATAAAGATATACCTCATAGACGCAAGCGACACTATTTTGCCGGGAATGAGCCGTTTCATTATAGAAAAAACCCATAAAAGACTACAAAACGTCGGTGTAAACATTCTTACGGGTGCATTCATTGAAAAGCTGGATAAAACAACCATCTACTTTAAAAACGGCGATACCCTTAACTACCATTTTATGGTCTTTACAGGCGGTATCAAAGCTTCTACGCTCAATGAAAACACTCAAGGCGAAAAGAACAGGATCGAGCAGTTCATTCCAAACAAAGAACTCAACATCAACGGCACAAAAAACGTCTTTGCCATAGGAGACTGCGTGGAGCTTAAAGATATCCATGGAAAGATCCTCCCGCCGACTGCTCAAACAGCGGAAAAAAGTGCAGAATACGTAGCAAACGTCATCATCGACAGAATCACGGGCAGAACCTCCAAACCTTTTGATGCCGATGTGAGCGGAATGTTCGTGGCTCTTGGAGGCAAATACGCAGTAGGAGAGATGTTCGGATTTTTAAAGGTAAAAGGCTACACGGCATACCTGCTCAAAAAAGCGATCACCTATGCCTACTTTTTAGGACTTCACTTTCGCATCAATGCAGGGTATAAAAACAGGATAAAAGGCGGATCTTGA
- a CDS encoding secondary thiamine-phosphate synthase enzyme YjbQ: protein MRFIQIEIKLRPRPRGFHIITDEILQAIDLTEIKVGMLNIFLKHTSASLSINENCEREVRSDMENLFSDLCDEKPYFKHTYEGEDDMPAHAKSSLLGVSLNIPITEGRLNLGTWQGIYLGEHRENAGSRSIVLTASGI, encoded by the coding sequence ATGCGCTTCATTCAAATTGAGATAAAACTGCGCCCCCGTCCAAGAGGCTTTCACATCATCACCGACGAGATACTCCAAGCCATAGACCTCACAGAGATAAAGGTCGGGATGCTCAACATCTTTTTAAAACACACGAGTGCGAGTCTAAGTATCAACGAAAACTGCGAGCGGGAAGTGAGAAGCGATATGGAAAACCTTTTTAGCGATCTTTGCGATGAGAAGCCCTACTTCAAGCACACCTACGAGGGAGAAGACGACATGCCTGCTCATGCAAAGTCCTCGCTTCTCGGTGTATCTCTCAATATTCCCATAACAGAGGGCAGACTTAATCTCGGCACATGGCAAGGAATCTACTTGGGCGAACACAGAGAAAATGCTGGTAGCAGATCGATAGTCCTCACCGCAAGCGGGATATAA
- a CDS encoding ankyrin repeat domain-containing protein: MRIVNYFLSLSFFSLVLAGCATNAPLANDTGKRRTMQTEQTSRTAQIAQVTDEYTKYKPFYDAIQQNSLEQFKAAFAADPIDVKTKVHPRGDLLYIALRGTGKQPDKVRRNAIIKYLVEEKKADVNAKETYGFTPLHAASDFETAKYLVEHGADVNAKTDAGLTPLQSSLWANDLDLTTYLLNKGVDIDAQDVNGVDALYSASYYGNVPLMKLLVEHGAKIESSTKESWTPLLVSAYNGQLDAVKFLIEKGANIEARNSVGWTPLLLASAQGKTEVARYLLQKGAKLDAKTFDGQMPLYVAARYGHLDLVKLFLDEGADIDSLNYNGMTPLHVAAMMGQTDVLKYLLENGANPDAKDFQTKTPMAYAIQNKHSNLISYIQNAKYNYASTKEIAKKKRFKKLEEKLRKNVNEYIAKNDLQGLKTYTDRHPNAVNFIPDDTLRLALTGPKGMKVGDIRKLIQSGKNEKLVISLINRTKTPYKEFTLKEIDILSKMGISDNIISAMIDITTKLQNDADMKEEQRKFLQAQKDIAKQKSETKVIYQNAPVQKVGTREDPMMEQLQHEVIKQGVNKLLDRLF; this comes from the coding sequence ATGCGTATTGTAAACTATTTTTTATCATTGTCTTTTTTCTCTTTGGTGCTTGCGGGATGCGCTACGAACGCTCCTCTTGCAAACGACACCGGCAAACGAAGAACGATGCAGACAGAACAAACATCGCGAACGGCGCAGATAGCGCAGGTGACGGACGAGTACACAAAATACAAACCGTTTTATGATGCCATACAGCAAAACTCACTTGAACAGTTCAAAGCCGCTTTTGCCGCCGATCCCATAGATGTGAAGACAAAGGTACACCCAAGAGGCGACCTTCTTTACATAGCGCTAAGAGGCACAGGCAAACAGCCAGACAAAGTACGACGCAATGCGATCATAAAGTATCTTGTCGAAGAGAAAAAAGCCGATGTCAACGCCAAAGAGACCTACGGCTTTACACCTTTGCATGCGGCAAGCGACTTTGAGACCGCCAAATATCTGGTAGAGCACGGCGCCGATGTCAACGCCAAAACAGATGCCGGTCTGACTCCTCTGCAGTCTTCGTTATGGGCAAATGATCTCGATCTTACGACATATCTCCTTAACAAAGGCGTAGATATCGATGCACAAGACGTTAACGGAGTCGATGCTTTGTATTCTGCATCTTATTACGGGAACGTCCCTCTTATGAAACTGCTCGTAGAACACGGTGCCAAGATAGAGAGCTCGACCAAAGAGAGCTGGACGCCCCTGCTTGTCAGTGCGTACAACGGCCAGCTTGACGCGGTGAAGTTTTTAATAGAAAAAGGCGCAAACATTGAAGCCAGAAACTCCGTAGGATGGACGCCGTTGCTGCTTGCATCGGCGCAGGGAAAAACGGAAGTAGCCCGCTATCTTCTGCAAAAGGGAGCTAAGCTGGACGCCAAAACATTCGACGGACAGATGCCGCTGTACGTAGCTGCAAGATACGGGCATCTTGACCTTGTAAAACTCTTTTTGGATGAAGGTGCGGACATCGACAGCTTGAACTATAACGGAATGACGCCGCTGCATGTAGCGGCGATGATGGGCCAGACCGACGTGCTGAAGTATCTGCTTGAAAACGGAGCGAATCCCGATGCAAAAGATTTCCAAACAAAAACACCTATGGCATACGCCATACAAAACAAACACTCAAATCTCATCTCCTACATCCAAAATGCCAAGTACAACTATGCTTCGACAAAAGAGATAGCGAAGAAAAAAAGATTTAAAAAACTTGAAGAAAAACTAAGAAAAAACGTCAATGAATATATTGCAAAAAATGATCTGCAGGGACTCAAAACATACACTGACAGACATCCAAACGCGGTCAACTTCATCCCTGACGACACGTTGAGACTCGCTCTTACAGGACCAAAAGGGATGAAGGTCGGAGATATCCGCAAACTGATCCAAAGCGGAAAAAACGAGAAACTTGTCATCTCTTTGATAAACAGGACAAAAACACCCTACAAAGAGTTCACTCTCAAAGAGATAGACATCCTCTCAAAAATGGGGATAAGCGACAACATCATCTCGGCGATGATAGATATAACGACAAAACTGCAAAACGACGCCGATATGAAAGAGGAACAGAGAAAGTTTTTACAGGCGCAAAAAGATATAGCCAAACAAAAATCCGAGACAAAAGTAATCTACCAAAACGCTCCTGTCCAAAAGGTCGGGACAAGAGAAGACCCTATGATGGAACAGCTGCAGCATGAGGTCATAAAGCAGGGAGTCAATAAACTTCTTGATCGTCTTTTTTAA
- a CDS encoding arylesterase — translation MKESRNHLTYPPLKNNAVVLAFGDSLTYGFGAPIDFSYPAVLEKKTGLHVINAGIPGEESREGLMRLKGLLKKKPDLVILCHGGNDILRKRSLAELKSNLLQMIKLIKQSGAVVMLVGVPDFHMLGFRTLPLYKEVAKETGVIYEDKILTRIELHREFKSDYVHPNEKGYAMMADAFIEVLKENKLID, via the coding sequence ATGAAGGAGAGTAGAAACCATTTGACCTATCCTCCGTTAAAGAACAATGCCGTCGTGCTCGCTTTTGGCGATAGCCTTACATACGGTTTTGGCGCTCCTATCGACTTCAGCTATCCTGCCGTGCTTGAAAAAAAGACGGGACTGCATGTCATAAATGCGGGCATTCCAGGTGAAGAGTCCCGAGAGGGCCTTATGCGCCTAAAAGGGCTCTTAAAGAAAAAACCCGACCTTGTCATTCTCTGCCACGGTGGCAACGATATCCTGCGCAAACGCTCTTTGGCAGAGCTCAAAAGCAATCTTTTACAGATGATTAAACTCATAAAACAAAGCGGTGCCGTCGTGATGCTGGTAGGTGTTCCCGATTTTCATATGCTGGGATTTAGAACCCTTCCTCTGTATAAAGAGGTCGCAAAAGAGACGGGAGTGATCTATGAAGACAAGATACTGACCCGCATCGAACTGCACAGAGAGTTCAAAAGCGATTATGTACATCCAAACGAAAAAGGCTATGCGATGATGGCCGATGCTTTTATCGAGGTTTTAAAAGAGAATAAACTGATAGATTGA
- a CDS encoding MFS transporter, translated as MHKIGRYTRLTLLLLSMTTMMSNVAIVTMLPHLKNHFTDVADIEFLSRMMITLPSLAIALLAPFIGHLVYKAGKYISAVAGLVLFSAAGSAGLYLQTIEELLISRFLLGIAIGILMIVTTSLIGDYFKGEARHKYMGIQSLFISMGGVFFVIGGGYLSDIDWRYPFGIYLIGIVLLPFAIRFLEETGAHKEEDEEVDLNANIFKIYLLAFALMLVFYILPTQMPFLIVNHFGASGTLTGAIIAIAFVSNGLGALTFARLKKHFSFAAVYITGMAIISVGFVLIGLVRDVRLFFFTSSIMGFGGGILMTNISAWMLSLVHHTKRVKSSGYLTSSLFLGQFFSPIVSHPVVSYFGVQHFFVVMGVSLGSIVLFAGIYKKLKER; from the coding sequence GTGCACAAAATAGGCAGATACACAAGGCTTACGCTCCTCCTTCTTTCGATGACCACAATGATGTCAAATGTCGCCATTGTGACGATGCTTCCCCATCTGAAGAACCATTTTACCGATGTAGCGGATATAGAATTTTTGTCGCGCATGATGATAACGCTTCCATCTTTGGCCATTGCTCTGCTGGCCCCCTTTATCGGTCATCTGGTGTATAAGGCGGGAAAATATATCTCTGCCGTTGCGGGACTTGTTCTGTTTAGTGCTGCCGGAAGTGCGGGACTGTATCTGCAGACCATCGAGGAGCTTTTGATATCAAGGTTTTTGCTGGGGATTGCCATAGGGATTTTGATGATCGTTACTACCTCTTTGATAGGCGATTACTTTAAGGGTGAAGCACGTCATAAATATATGGGAATACAGAGTCTTTTTATCTCTATGGGCGGAGTTTTCTTTGTGATTGGCGGAGGATATCTTTCCGATATCGACTGGAGATATCCGTTTGGCATCTATCTTATCGGCATAGTGCTGCTTCCTTTTGCGATAAGGTTTTTGGAAGAGACAGGTGCGCATAAAGAGGAGGACGAAGAGGTCGATCTCAATGCAAATATTTTTAAGATATATCTTCTGGCGTTCGCACTTATGCTTGTCTTTTACATTTTGCCGACACAGATGCCTTTTTTGATAGTCAACCATTTCGGGGCAAGCGGTACTTTGACGGGTGCTATCATTGCTATTGCTTTTGTTTCCAATGGGCTTGGAGCTTTGACGTTTGCCAGACTTAAAAAACATTTTTCTTTTGCGGCCGTTTATATTACGGGGATGGCGATCATCAGTGTAGGATTCGTACTCATCGGACTTGTCCGTGATGTCCGTCTGTTTTTTTTCACATCGTCGATCATGGGTTTTGGAGGCGGGATACTTATGACGAACATCTCGGCATGGATGCTGAGCCTCGTACATCATACGAAGCGCGTGAAATCTTCGGGGTATTTGACGAGTTCGCTTTTTTTGGGACAGTTTTTCTCCCCTATCGTTTCGCATCCCGTCGTAAGCTACTTCGGAGTACAGCATTTTTTTGTGGTCATGGGCGTATCGCTGGGATCGATCGTTTTGTTTGCCGGGATATATAAAAAACTAAAAGAAAGATGA